The genomic DNA atataaaattatgagagtaaataatatatatgtaattttattttttaggaataaagatatattataatgtaatttaatattattttatttttaatttaacattatttaattatattataatatattattatttgtatataaaattatgtatattatttatatacataatattactctaacttctttttaataataaaattatatatacaaataataatatattatcatatgatttgatatttttcttatctctaatttaaaattattcaatcacataataacatatcattatttatatacaaaattataaatataatgttacTCTCTTTTTAATGAGTTGAGAATGGCTTtggatttgattaattttaccAACACTTTCCCTCACAACAACCTTGGAACTACCCCACACACACCCACTAACTTTACAACCACAAAGGTTGTAATAGTGGTTGTGAGGATAAGAGTGTACGGTGTGTGACGTATAATACTTATGTGATATAATACTCATGTCAAAGATAGTGGTGTTTGGGTCATAACGACCACACACACTAACTTTATAGCCATACGGGTTGTAATAGTAGTGTCTAGTTTGTAAGGGTAGAAGTATATAGTGTGTAAGTCATAATATTCGTGTGATGTAATagttatctaaaaaattatgatatttggGTCATAGCGACTACAAACACTAACTTTACAACTATACAAATTGTAATAGTGGTGTGTAGACTATAAGAGTAAGAACATATGATGTGTGAGTCATAATACTCATATAATGTAATAGTTATATTAAAGATAGTGATGTTTGGATCGTAGTGCCGACGGTGGGGCTTGTGGTggcaaaaataacaataatgcGGTGTAAGCTATGGTAGTGGGCTGGAGCAGGCCCTGTGGTGTGGTGTGATTTGGGTTGTATTGGTAGCCATTACAATGTGTTGTAACAATGGTCAAAATTGTGTGTGGGTTGCGACACAATGGTGGGATTGACAGCGATGTGATAGGGTATATTAtggttataattaatttgaaaattttaataaaaaataattaaaatttaatccttttaaagaaaaataaagttggattataaaagtaattttattcgGTAAAAAAtctttagataatatttataaaaaaaaagacaaatcgCCAATTGTGGACCTCAAGATGTCAAGACAAAACTCCAAGGACTTGGATTTTATCTCATGAAGCATTTAACCATAGCGTAACGGCAGAGCAATAATTTTAGGATTATTCTAAcattttagtttgaaattttaattcggacaaaaaaaaaattgtgaagcACGTGGAGGGGCATTGCTGTTTGATTGAATGTAATTGGTGCATGCAGCAATGGCTTTAAATACGGTACCCAGCATTGAATTTAAGCAAGcaaaagaaaggagaagaagaagcaagGGCCAGAGAGTGAAAGCAGAAGAGATACAGAAACCATGGAAGTAGTTCAAGTGCTTCACATGAACGGAGGAGTCGGAGAAACAAGCTACGCCAACAATTCTTTAGTTCAGGTATGTAAATATTTGCcacatgcataaaaaataactaGATTTTTTACAGACTGTAATGTTGATCTTCTTCCTGTAACAGAAAAAAGTCATAACTATGACGAAACCAATCAGGGAGGAAGCCATAACCAAGCTCTACACCACAAGTTTCCCAGCCAAACTAGTTATTGCAGACTTGGGTTGTTCTTCAGGACCGAATACTTTGCTGGTGGTATctgaatttatcaaaatagtGAGCAATATCTGCAAAAAGCTCGGCAATCAATCACCGGAATTTCAGGTGTTCTTGAATGACCTTCCGGGGAATGATTTTAATACCATATTCAGGTCTTTGCCAAGGGATCAGGGTGGTCACTGTTTCTTCTCAGGGCTTCCTGGCTCTTTCTATGGCAGGCTTTTCCCTAGCAAGAGTGTCAATATTTTCCACTCTTCATATAGTCTCCAATGGCTTTCTCAGGTGAGATATACTTTGGTTTTCGATGAATCTCATTATGTTCATAATTATGAAGAGTGATGAGTTTAGTGATGGGATTCCGTTAACAGGTCCCTGAAGGGCTGGAGAGTAACAAAGGAAACATTTACATGGCTAGTACAAGTCCACCATGTGTGCTCAAAGCTTATTACCAGCAATTCCAAacagatttttcattttttttaaagtgtcGTTCAGAAGAATTGGTAGCAGGAGGGCGTATGGTTTTAACATTCCTGGGAAGAAGGAGCGACGATCCCTCAAGCAAAGAATGCTGTTACATCTGGGAACTTTTAGCAATGGCTCTCAACGAAATGGCATCAGAGGTAAGCACAAAAACAAGTACCCTTCTTCAAAATCGCAAGCTTTTCAAGCAATAACATAAGACATTGAACTATCTATATTTGCAGGGAACTATAGAAGAAGAGAAAGTGGATTCTTTCAACATCCCACAATATACACCATCACCAAGCGAAATAAAATGTGAAGTTATGAAAGAAGGATCATTTGGGATTGATCGAATTGAGGTTACAGATGTAAACTGGGATGTATATAACAACGAATTTAAAGGAGGAAATGTGTCACAGTTGCAATCAGAAGATGGAGGATACAACGTGGCACAGTGTATGAGAGCTGTGGCCGAG from Mangifera indica cultivar Alphonso chromosome 16, CATAS_Mindica_2.1, whole genome shotgun sequence includes the following:
- the LOC123198599 gene encoding salicylate carboxymethyltransferase-like → MEVVQVLHMNGGVGETSYANNSLVQKKVITMTKPIREEAITKLYTTSFPAKLVIADLGCSSGPNTLLVVSEFIKIVSNICKKLGNQSPEFQVFLNDLPGNDFNTIFRSLPRDQGGHCFFSGLPGSFYGRLFPSKSVNIFHSSYSLQWLSQVPEGLESNKGNIYMASTSPPCVLKAYYQQFQTDFSFFLKCRSEELVAGGRMVLTFLGRRSDDPSSKECCYIWELLAMALNEMASEGTIEEEKVDSFNIPQYTPSPSEIKCEVMKEGSFGIDRIEVTDVNWDVYNNEFKGGNVSQLQSEDGGYNVAQCMRAVAEPLLVSHFGEAIIDEAFNKYRRIVADRMAKEKTEFINVTISLVRNG